One window of Candidatus Leptovillus gracilis genomic DNA carries:
- a CDS encoding DUF2203 domain-containing protein: protein MSAKYFTVAEANALLTIIEPLMAQLLEKRARVVSLYQRHEPLFSDLRVDVGGRIPAQMTQDFAAIGALIEQLQQMGCVVKDINVGLLDFLCDRNGRDVYLCWRYGEPEVSYYHDLHTGFNDRHHV from the coding sequence GTGTCGGCAAAATACTTCACGGTTGCTGAGGCCAACGCGCTTCTAACCATTATTGAGCCACTGATGGCGCAGCTTCTGGAAAAAAGAGCCAGAGTTGTCAGCCTGTATCAACGCCACGAACCGCTGTTTTCTGACCTGCGTGTAGACGTGGGTGGTCGCATTCCGGCGCAAATGACCCAGGATTTTGCGGCCATCGGCGCATTGATCGAGCAGTTGCAGCAGATGGGCTGTGTTGTCAAAGACATCAACGTCGGATTGCTAGATTTCTTGTGTGACCGTAACGGCCGTGACGTGTACCTTTGTTGGCGCTACGGCGAGCCAGAAGTGTCTTACTACCACGATCTACATACCGGCTTCAACGACCGTCATCACGTCTGA
- a CDS encoding LLM class flavin-dependent oxidoreductase gives MSQDRVALYLQDAHSLQEGMKLVQYAEEKGFEAVWQAESRLVRDAIVPMAAFAAITSKIKVASGVTNNWTRNIGLLAATFLTLDDLAQDRIICGIGAWWDPLASKVGINRRKPLTAMRETIEVMRKLLAMERVTFHGEFHHVDDIMLDVVHGRTEPRNVPMYIGATGMKMMELAGEIADGVCLNYLVNPKYNLEALDALETGAKRAGRTLDDIDRPQLMICSVDHDRKQALDKARKMMTQYLGQQPHLMKASGVSQELLDDIHQVLTWPATDEEIEAAMHLVPDDVVQMCTASGSPEEVKAKVREYIDNGCTCPILYPLGDPMLMIDIFSEGYSG, from the coding sequence CCCACTCGCTGCAAGAAGGGATGAAGTTGGTCCAATATGCCGAGGAGAAGGGCTTTGAAGCCGTGTGGCAGGCGGAAAGCCGCCTGGTGCGCGACGCCATTGTGCCCATGGCCGCTTTTGCCGCCATCACCAGCAAAATAAAAGTCGCCAGCGGCGTCACCAACAACTGGACGCGCAACATTGGCCTGCTGGCGGCCACATTTCTGACGCTGGACGATCTGGCCCAGGATCGCATTATTTGTGGCATCGGCGCGTGGTGGGATCCGCTGGCGAGCAAGGTGGGTATCAACCGCCGCAAGCCGCTGACGGCCATGCGCGAGACGATTGAGGTGATGCGCAAGCTGCTGGCGATGGAACGGGTGACGTTTCATGGCGAGTTCCATCACGTGGATGACATTATGCTGGATGTGGTGCACGGCCGTACCGAACCGCGCAACGTGCCCATGTACATTGGGGCCACCGGCATGAAAATGATGGAACTGGCCGGTGAAATCGCCGACGGCGTTTGCCTGAACTACCTGGTCAACCCCAAATACAACCTGGAGGCGCTGGACGCCCTGGAAACTGGCGCCAAACGCGCTGGCCGCACCCTGGACGACATTGACCGGCCACAATTGATGATTTGCTCCGTAGACCATGACCGCAAGCAGGCGCTGGACAAAGCGCGTAAGATGATGACCCAGTATTTAGGCCAACAGCCCCATCTGATGAAAGCCAGCGGCGTCAGCCAGGAATTATTGGACGACATTCATCAGGTCCTCACCTGGCCGGCCACCGACGAGGAAATTGAGGCGGCCATGCACCTGGTTCCCGATGATGTGGTGCAGATGTGTACAGCCAGCGGTTCGCCGGAGGAAGTCAAGGCAAAGGTGCGCGAGTACATTGACAACGGCTGCACCTGCCCTATTTTATATCCACTGGGCGACCCAATGTTGATGATTGACATTTTCAGCGAAGGCTACAGCGGATAA
- a CDS encoding zf-HC2 domain-containing protein: protein MFNFVRNLTKSEQDRRQEALSAYLDDALSARRRQEFERLLAMDADLRRELELQQQIRRQMQAMPQRSVPRSFTLDPAAYGPPRREPLVRAYPVLRGATALTAVFFVVALAASLFSFNGTAGIASPAPMAQEAASSMEGELAAAPEAAADSARIEEALAADTAVSEAADSGSMAAEESAAFAITENPPETPAEEMGAAGDALALPAATMSATIAPPMPTAMPTPAAEALRQSEFNATAVVSEQPAAPSPSLAAEVNPADAAPTPNEPPQPKTAPTLPTRAFWPLLAVGLGGLLVVLALVTVAARRRQ, encoded by the coding sequence ATGTTTAACTTTGTACGTAATCTCACCAAATCGGAACAGGACAGACGACAGGAAGCGCTCAGCGCCTATCTGGATGATGCCCTGTCTGCCCGTCGTCGCCAGGAATTCGAGCGGCTGCTGGCGATGGATGCCGATTTGCGTCGGGAATTGGAATTGCAGCAGCAGATTCGTCGGCAGATGCAGGCTATGCCGCAGCGCTCTGTACCGCGTAGTTTTACGCTGGACCCGGCCGCTTATGGTCCGCCGCGCCGCGAGCCGTTGGTGCGGGCGTACCCTGTGCTGCGTGGGGCTACCGCTCTGACGGCCGTCTTTTTTGTCGTCGCTTTGGCGGCCAGCCTGTTTTCGTTTAATGGAACGGCCGGCATAGCTTCGCCCGCGCCAATGGCTCAGGAAGCAGCCTCGTCAATGGAAGGTGAATTGGCTGCTGCGCCAGAAGCAGCAGCCGACTCGGCCCGGATTGAAGAAGCGCTGGCGGCGGATACGGCCGTTTCCGAAGCCGCCGATTCTGGCAGTATGGCCGCCGAAGAGTCCGCAGCGTTTGCCATCACAGAAAACCCGCCAGAAACGCCAGCGGAAGAGATGGGCGCGGCGGGAGATGCGCTGGCTTTGCCTGCGGCTACCATGTCTGCGACGATTGCGCCGCCCATGCCAACGGCGATGCCTACACCCGCCGCTGAGGCGCTGCGGCAATCTGAGTTCAACGCAACGGCCGTCGTGAGCGAACAACCGGCGGCTCCCAGCCCATCACTCGCCGCAGAGGTTAATCCGGCCGACGCAGCGCCGACGCCCAACGAGCCACCGCAGCCCAAAACAGCGCCGACTTTGCCCACCCGCGCATTCTGGCCGCTGTTGGCCGTTGGTTTGGGTGGATTGCTGGTCGTTTTGGCGCTGGTGACGGTTGCTGCCAGGCGGCGACAATAA
- a CDS encoding sigma-70 family RNA polymerase sigma factor — protein MDEAVLIRQAQNGDVSAYNRLVLQYQSLVYNVVYRIMGEPQGAEDMTQEAFISAYQALNRFRGGNFKAWLLRIATNACYDELRRYKRRPQSSLDELTEENDSFAFLRSPEEGPEAQQQRLEMMRAIEHCLGDLPEDQRITAVLRDVEGYDYNEIADITASSLGTVKSRLSRARTKLRDCLQGFAELLPAEYRLQINNS, from the coding sequence ATGGACGAAGCTGTACTCATCAGGCAGGCCCAAAACGGGGACGTGAGCGCTTATAACCGGCTGGTTTTGCAATATCAAAGCCTGGTTTATAACGTTGTCTACCGCATCATGGGCGAACCGCAGGGGGCGGAGGATATGACGCAAGAGGCGTTTATCTCCGCTTATCAGGCGCTCAATCGCTTTCGCGGCGGCAATTTTAAGGCGTGGCTGCTGCGCATTGCCACCAACGCCTGTTACGATGAGCTGCGCCGTTACAAACGGCGGCCGCAATCTTCGCTGGATGAGCTGACAGAAGAGAATGATTCATTTGCCTTCTTGCGCAGCCCGGAGGAAGGGCCAGAAGCGCAGCAGCAGCGCCTGGAGATGATGCGGGCTATCGAACACTGCCTGGGTGATTTGCCGGAGGACCAACGGATTACGGCCGTACTCCGCGACGTAGAAGGCTACGATTACAACGAAATCGCCGACATCACCGCATCATCCCTGGGCACGGTGAAGTCGCGCCTCAGTCGCGCCCGCACCAAGCTGCGCGACTGCCTTCAGGGTTTTGCGGAACTATTACCCGCCGAATATCGTTTACAGATCAACAACAGCTAA